From Enoplosus armatus isolate fEnoArm2 chromosome 23, fEnoArm2.hap1, whole genome shotgun sequence, a single genomic window includes:
- the LOC139305825 gene encoding E3 ubiquitin-protein ligase TRIM39, with product MSLHGSFLSDEQFLCSICLDVFTNPSSTPCGHSFCMSCISRYWDGSKACQCPLCKKTFQKRPDLQINRTLREITEQFRSMKGGGGVGREKRGVRAGGGGGGGGIPDDLFDELKKKLPRPPPKPPVTLTYEAQGESTPTSFLPVPASLASSVPNHSPVAALNHNSGPPPPPLNPYRSSGRRRFTVSGAASSRSLPVCEIHHRGLVIYCRTDQVCICPECETEDHPDHDTVTVEAEWMETKAQLSVSEQEIQEMIRQRTRKIEEIRKSVTDLELTVERETAGSVCLFSALVSAVERSQAELMEVMEMSRRAAEHQADAMIRQLELEVEELRRRENALAELTQSDDCMHCVKMFPILSSPPPAKDWSGVSVNSDLGTGTIYRSLAAQVERFQEELKNIAETGFPASVLEPSPVRTQPRMKRIQEYAVDVTLDSNTAHPRLIISEDTKSVRCADRHQLLPDNPERFDRVVCVLGREMISSGRCYWEVEVGGKTDWDLGVARQSINRKGKIEVTPRNGYWFLSLRDKNKYAFRSEPSTDVHLNLRPHKIGIFVDFEKGQVSFYNVDAKIHIYTFNDTFSECIYPFFSPCTNKSGKNDSPLIITPVDTTE from the exons ATGTCCTTACACGGTAGCTTTCTGTCTGACGAGCAGTTCCTGTGCTCGATCTGCCTCGATGTGTTCACTAACCCTTCGTCCACGCCGTGCGGCCACAGCTTCTGCATGAGCTGCATCAGCAGATACTGGGACGGATCGAAG GCTTGCCAGTGTCCTCTGTGTAAGAAGACCTTCCAGAAGCGACCAGACCTCCAGATCAACAGGACGCTGCGAGAGATCACAGAGCAGTTCAGATCCAtgaaaggagggggaggagtggggagggagaagagaggggtaagagcaggaggaggaggaggaggaggaggtataCCCGACGATTTATTTGATGAATTGAAGAAGAAGCTGCCTCGACCTCCACCAAAACCCCCAGTGACGCTGACCTATGAGGCTCAAG GTGAGTCCACCCCGACATCATTTTTACCAGTCCCGGCTTCACTGGCTTCTTCGGTACCAAACCACAGTCCGGTTGCTGCCCTGAACCACAACTCAGGACCTCCTCCGCCGCCCCTCAATCCCTACCGCTCCAGCGGCCGGAGAAGGTTCACCGTGAGCGGGGCCGCAAGCAGCCGGAGCCTCCCTGTCTGTGAGATCCACCACAGAGGACTAGTG ATTTATTGTAGGACTGACCAGGTGTGTATCTGTCCTGAATGTGAGACCGAGGACCATCCGGATCACGACACGGTGACCGTCGAAGCCGAATGGATGGAAACCAAG gcccaGCTAAGCGTGTCGGAGCAGGAGATCCAGGAAATGATCAGACAGAGAACCAGGAAGATCGAGGAGATCAGAAAGTCAGTGACTGACCTGGAG TTGACGGTGGAGCGAGAGACGGCGGGCAGCGTTTGCCTGTTTTCTGCGCTGGTGTCTGCCGTCGAGCGCTCCCAGGCCGAGCtgatggaggtgatggagaTGAGCCGGAGGGCGGCCGAGCACCAGGCCGACGCCATGATACgacagctggagctggaggttGAAGAACTGCGGAGGAGAGAAAACGCCCTCGCCGAGCTCACCCAATCAGACGACTGCATGCACTGTGTCAAG ATGTTCCCCATCCTCTCAAGTCCTCCACCTGCCAAAGACTGGTCTGGGGTGTCGGTGAACTCTGACCTGGGTACGGGGACCATCTACAGGTCGCTGGCAGCTCAGGTGGAGAGGTTCCAGGAAGAGCTGAAGAACATCGCAGAAACAG GTTTTCCTGCGTCAGTACTGGAACCCAGTCCAGTCCGAACACAGCCCA GGATGAAGAGGATACAGGAGTATGCGG TGGATGTGACTCTGGACTCCAACACTGCCCATCCCAGACTGATTATATCAGAGGACACGAAGAGT gtgaGGTGTGCAGACCGACACCAGCTGCTTCCAGACAATCCGGAGAGGTTTGACAGAGTCGTCTGTGTGCTGGGGAGGGAGATGATCTCCTCTGGGAGATGCTACTGGGAG GTGGAGGTGGGCGGGAAGACGGACTGGGATCTGGGAGTGGCCAGACAATCAATCAACAGGAAGGGGAAGATTGAAGTTACTCCAAGAAACGGATACTGGTTCCTCAGCCTACGAGACAA GAACAAGTACGCCTTTCGCTCTGAACCGTCCACAGACGTCCATCTGAACCTCCGACCGCATAAGATCGGGATATTTGTGGACTTTGAGAAAGGACAG GTGTCTTTCTACAACGTTGATGCTAAAATCCACATCTACACTTTCAATGACACGTTCAGTGAATGCATCTACCCGTTCTTCAGCCCCTGCACGAATAAATCTGGAAAGAACGACAGCCCGCTGATCATCACGCCAGTCGACACGACCGAGTGA
- the cmasa gene encoding N-acylneuraminate cytidylyltransferase A: MASKKRTLPVNNGEQGALLPASKHTKAGGKRHVAALILARGGSKGIPLKNIKMLAGTPLIGWVLRAAIDSNMFDSVWVSTDHNEIEKVAKSCGAKVHRRSPEVSRDSSTSLETIQEFSRLNPEVDLICNIQATSPCLHPFHVKEALDMIMVQGFDSVFSVVRRHQFRWQEVKKESGEITTPLNLDTANRPRRQDWDGELCENGSFYFTTRDLIMNEGLVQGGKVAYYEMMPEYSVDIDVDIDWPVAEQRVLRFGYFGRDSPEVVRLMFCNVSGCLTEGRIFLSVSGEDMVSVNTRDTMGIRMLQREEVEVVLLTSSEDPMTQLLADKLAKKTGCKVVQVGEEPLNDVKLMVEQRGLNWKDVAFMGNDKPDVSCLNLAGLSAVPGDAPVVAINAAKYTCQRVGGNGAIREFAELILLQKQKAKSQLKQDRINSTF; this comes from the exons ATGGCTTCCAAGAAAAGAACTCTTCCGGTTAATAACGGCGAGCAGGGCGCGCTGCTGCCCGCGAGCAAGCACACCAAGGCGGGTGGCAAGAGACACGTAGCTGCCTTGATCCTGGCGAGAGGAGGAAGCAAAGGGATTCCtctgaaaaacatcaaaatgttagCCGGGACCCCCCTCATTGGGTGGGTGCTGAGGGCTGCTATCGACTCCAACATGTTTGACAG TGTGTGGGTGTCGACAGACCACAATGAGATTGAAAAAGTGGCAAAATCCTGTGGTGCCAAGGTGCACCGCAGGAGTCCTGAAGTCTCCAGAGACTCCTCTACATCACTGGAAACCATCCAGGAGTTCAGCAGGCTCAACCCAG AGGTGGACTTGATATGTAACATTCAGGCCACGTCCCCGTGTCTCCATCCGTTCCACGTGAAGGAGGCCCTGGATATGATCATGGTGCAAGGCTTTGATTCGGTCTTCTCGGTGGTCAGGAGACACCAGTTCCGTTGGCAGGAGGTCAAGAAAGAAT CTGGTGAGATTACCACGCCGTTAAATTTGGACACAGCCAACCGGCCGCGGCGTCAGGACTGGGATGGAGAGCTGTGTGAGAATGGCTCTTTTTACTTCACCACCAGAGACCTCATAATGAACGAGGGCCTCGTGCAG ggCGGTAAGGTGGCCTACTACGAGATGATGCCAGAGTACAGCGTGGACATCGACGTGGACATCGACTGGCCCGTGGCAGAGCAGAGGGTTCTCAG GTTTGGTTACTTCGGCCGGGACAGCCCAGAGGTGGTTCGTCTGATGTTCTGTAATGTCTCCGGATGTTTAACTGAAGGAAggatctttctgtctgtgtccgGAGAGGACATGGTGTCCGTTAACACCAGAGACACCATGGGCATTCGCATGCTGCAGAGGGAAGAAGTGGAG GTTGTGCTGTTGACCTCCAGTGAGGACCCTATGACCCAGTTGCTGGCTGACAAACTGGCCAAGAAGACGGGCTGCAAGGTCGTGCAGGTGGGAGAGGAGCCGCTGAATGACGTGAAGCTAATGGTGGAGCAGAGGGGGCTGAACTGGAAGGACGTAGCATTCATGG GTAACGATAAACCAGATGTCAGCTGTCTGAACCTGGCGGGTTTGAGTGCGGTCCCTGGAGATGCTCCGGTGGTAGCCATTAATGCTGCAAAGTACACCTGCCAACGTGTCGGGGGAAATGGTGCCATAAGGGAGTTTGCCGAACTGAttctgctgcaaaaacaaaaggcaaagtCGCAGCTGAAGCAGGACCGCATCAACAGCACCTTCTAA